The Solanum pennellii chromosome 11, SPENNV200 sequence TCTGAATCTTATTTCTCAATGGTGCACATTCTTCGGTGTCATGACCTTGAATGTTTGAATGATAGCCACAATTTTTGGATAGATCAAAGTTTGAAGTAGAGTGCTTGGGAATCCATCCATTTATTGGTCTTAGAAGTCCTTTAGCCCATAATCTCTGGAAAATGTCGGTCAAAGTTTCCCTTAAAGGAGTGAAGACACGAGGTTTCCTCACCTTATGTTGAGATACCTGAGGGTTGGAAGGCTCAAGAATAGCATGAATTTGCTCAATATTCTGATTTCTTTGTTTCGGAGGTATATAGGTTGATGCATCTTCGTTCCTTTCATCTAATGAGTCTTTAAGGACTTGAAAAGATTTTTGTGTATCAGCAATTCTTCCAGACTGAATGCTATATTCTAACTCTTTTCCAATTCGAATTAGATTGTCGAAACTTTGAATACCAGCGAAGAATAGGGTTTTGTAGTATATACCCTCAAGTGATTTGATGAGAGTTTGGACCAACTCCTCCTTATGCGGTAAGTGACGTATCTTGGAGGCTTCCATTCTCCATCGTATGACATATTCCTCAAAAGATTCATGacttaatttcttcaatttgagCAAATTTAACATTGTAGGGTCAACCTTGttattaaacttgtattgtTCCACAAAGTCTCGAGCCATGTCTTCCCATGCGAGCCATTTGTCAAAGTCTTGTTTGACGTACCAAGTGAAGGCTATTCCTGATAAGCTTTGAATAAATAACCTCATTAGGAGAGGTTCATTGTTTTCTAAGCCAACTAGCCTGCTGCAAAAATCTTTGAGATGTGCCATTGGATCCCCATGTCCGTCGAACATGTtgaattttggaattttaaatCCAGCCGGTAATTCCACTCCTGGGTGTAGACATAAATTTTTATACTTCAGGTCATGAGCAGGTATTGAGTGTAGTCCTCCATTCACCTTTTTCTCCAAGTCATGCATTTTTCACTGTAGTGCATCTAGCTTAGACTTCTCTATTTTGTCACCTATTCCCTCATATTGTGAAGCATCAAAGTTGAGGCGTGTTGGAGACCTTTGTTGAGAGAGGGTGTGAGTAGGAATAGGATGAGGAGAGATAGTCCAAAAGGTACTTTGTTGTGGACGAGAAGAGGGGTGATTTTTTCGAAGGTTGAACATATTTGTCATATTGCGGGTTCTTAGTCGAGCCAAAATCCAAATACTAGACAACCTTTAGTCAAAGAAGTAAATCAAACACAAAAGCCAGTTATTATATAGTGAgccaaaattataatttcaaatgaaTGACACAATACCCTCAAAGTGGGACAATTATAACAGTTAATAGAATAAGGCACATAATTGATTCAAGTTATACTTTgccaatttgaagtttagagtCAAAGAAAGATTTTAACTCCATTTTGATATAATGACTTgatttaaaatatgatgatcAAATTGACACATAAATATGCAATTTGTCTAAAGGGTGTTGGGGCCCTTTAGACAATAGGGTGGCTACTAATTATATGGATTGACGCCAAGGGTCAAACCACCTAGGGTTTATGCAGCATGTATGACTTAACCAGGACTTCTAAGAGTTGGATTGACACGGACTTGAAAGGGATTCTATGCGAGAGGCTCGTGGCTTCACGGTAGTAAAACTATCCGTTTCGTCCACGCATATGCCAACTCTCTATAATGGGCATTTGAATAGGATTTGAGTAGTTGTGAGAGGTGCAAAGGCACAACATCACgagaacaaaattaaaaaaaaggaagagggtCCCAAGTGGGGGAAGTATGAACGGAATGTCAGTTATCAAAGCAATAAACACTTAGCATTTAAATTGAAAAGCGGTAACATATAGGCAGTTTATAAACCATAAATAGATAAATAGGCATGAATAAATAAAGGAATTTAAACATATCAAGATATTAAAAATCACGCAAATAAGGAAAGAGGGTATGAGATTAAACATGTAATTAAGCAAATAAGAGAAGAGGTGAAACATGGTAATAAACTATTAAGGAAAAGGGAAAGGGGTGGAACATGGAGAGAAGACAGTAAATAAGgcaacaaaataaactaaacatgGTAAGCAcctaacaaataatgaaatgacCAAAATGAAGTAAACCCCACATAAATAAGCACTAAACACGTAATGGTAAGAACCTAATATCCCCAACAGAGTTGTCATtctgtcgcgccccattttcgcagaaaacgggttttgtgcacgacctaacaactcttttggaaTTTCGAGTTtaaggagtcgccacctaacgaattaaggcgcgttagggcacctatataacctaactaagtctagctaaggtcaacgagccagagatcagggtaagggttcaaattacctcgaggggaaagTGTTAGGCACCactcgaggtccacaaatgtgggtcccagccgtatctcatgcaatctatgtgggggttacaagtagcaatccaggtcacttcattattattaattaatatgcttgctaagtgataacaaatataaaacaattaggtctatttttattttattaatttaaacatgcGAGGCTAGGTGATagaataaataaacaatcagatttatttttttaatttattttaacatacgagactatgttataaacaaaattgacaaatattaagcaattaataTGTGCGAaagtaaagtttgaaaattagtAAGTTTTGAAtaggaatttttattttaaaaaaaaatgtttgtttctttatagggatgatgccacgatattgttgatcgcgctcctccaccatagaaacaattttgctTTGAGGCCggtcttttaaaaaatatagtttatgtttttgaaaatgatttaaaagatttagtttgcatataggcacataaatatttacacataaatacacataaatacacataagtccttttgaaattcatgggtaggtggtacttcCGGGGACGCGTcagtttaatttaaaaattggaactagacctcatagttcctttgactttcccgctaacgataggttaggagatagtgcttataatttattttcaaaaagtaaacaatgtcataatcaatccaaagttttaaaggatgattgaataatgacttttttttaaaaaaaatattgcaaaactttgtaagaagaaaaagaaaaaaaaagaacattaatGTAGTAAATTTATCAAATGCAAAGATTTTGCTATGAAATATTCAGAAGCCAAGTAGTTTGTTAAATGTatgaaatgatttaatttattatcactattattttaagaaaacaacatattGCATCATAAAGGCGGAAATCTTCAAAAGgacaataaaattattaattaataatattaactaattttagggGGAGGGCAcaaatatgcacaacaaattttagtttttattatgGATATGCTAAAAGTTTATTTACAAACCTACAAACATGATTCCTAGGTGTTCAAAGCGGAGTAACacatatatgcatgattttgtaaATCTAAACGATATGAACAATTTAATCCTTAGGCATGGTTTCTACGTGACAAGACAATGCTAAaaagttataacatatttttttaacatcTAACAGCCTACTAGATTATtaggatttgattttaatattcaaaaattaatggaatctagttattttaaaacttattaacAAAAGCGTCAAGCAAATTGAAAATTGGTTAGATTATAACACCTACAAACAATAATTCTAGGTGGTTAAAGATaaacctataggcatgatttctacctttaaaaaaaattacaatgaacAAGTATGTAAATCCCCTTCCCTTAGACGAtcccccaaataaatttatatatgagaGCTTTAGAGTTATACAAATGTTACAAcgttcaaataattaaaataagaaaaaaatatatatattcaaataaacaaataaatctttcttcatggataatcttcaacttgaacttcaagtttgaaacctgtcaaagcaatcaaataactacacaagtaatcacaTGTATTAGTCAAGGTGAGACAATATGCAATTGTTTAACAACTTATAcataacaaaagaatagaacaatGAGCTCACACAAATGTacgaatacaaaaaataatgtaaatgctAATTCCGAATACTAACCGGTTAAATAGATTAGGAATGGTagcaatgaaaaaaaaacaagttgatCCAACCTTTACTCGAACAAAAGCAAAATAGCAAAATAGCAAAGAAGAACACTTGAATGTTTACCGGAATCTTAATGTATTTTTAGAGTAGCGACAGAGCAATGAGAGAAGGAAGAGTGATGAGAGAACTTGTGATTGAGAGTAAATGAGTGTATGAGTTGATTTTCTAATGAATAAAAGgggtcttatttatatagcaaagagggGTGCACTTAATaagggaaataaataaattaaggaatcaattataatactatttccttattttgaaggAAGTCAAATCAgccaaattatttaaatatttttaccaaatataagcaagtaataaaataagaagagtaatatatattttccttaaataaagagaagccaaaatcagaaaatattattttaccataAATAAGCAAGTAAGAAATCAATGCAATTctcttaacttaattaaatatcacTTTTCTAAAAATACAACA is a genomic window containing:
- the LOC107004405 gene encoding uncharacterized protein LOC107004405 is translated as MHDLEKKVNGGLHSIPAHDLKYKNLCLHPGVELPAGFKIPKFNMFDGHGDPMAHLKDFCSRLVGLENNEPLLMRLFIQSLSGIAFTWYVKQDFDKWLAWEDMARDFVEQYKFNNKVDPTMLNLLKLKKLSHESFEEYVIRWRMEASKIRHLPHKEELVQTLIKSLEGIYYKTLFFAGIQSFDNLIRIGKELEYSIQSGRIADTQKSFQVLKDSLDERNEDASTYIPPKQRNQNIEQIHAILEPSNPQVSQHKVRKPRVFTPLRETLTDIFQRLWAKGLLRPINGWIPKHSTSNFDLSKNCGYHSNIQGHDTEECAPLRNKIQSMIEKGKIIVQQGPQNNNCNPSMENTFIVQGDPTKMYVRHLTRKRKSHQRN